One genomic segment of Methanothermococcus okinawensis IH1 includes these proteins:
- the tmk gene encoding dTMP kinase, with translation MANKFIVFEGIDGSGKTTQSKLLAEKINGKYTCEPTNGDIGKLIRDILSGKKCEKETLALLFAADRVEHVVDIEQHLKKTHIVCDRYVYSSMVYQAIQGIDLNFIMNINQFAKKPDILIFLDVDVEESFKRMNGKNKEIFENKEMLNKVRAKYYEIIKKRLFEPKYGYIKINTTGKSIEEVHDNILTELREKNIF, from the coding sequence ATGGCTAATAAATTTATAGTGTTCGAGGGCATAGATGGTAGTGGCAAAACCACCCAATCAAAACTACTTGCTGAAAAAATAAATGGAAAATATACCTGTGAGCCTACAAATGGGGATATTGGAAAGCTTATAAGAGATATATTAAGTGGTAAAAAATGCGAAAAAGAAACACTTGCATTACTTTTTGCAGCAGATAGAGTTGAGCATGTGGTGGATATAGAACAGCATTTAAAAAAAACCCATATTGTTTGCGATAGGTATGTTTATTCTTCAATGGTTTATCAGGCTATTCAAGGTATTGACTTAAATTTTATTATGAATATTAACCAATTTGCAAAAAAACCAGATATTTTAATATTTTTGGATGTGGATGTTGAAGAATCATTTAAAAGAATGAATGGTAAAAATAAAGAGATATTTGAAAATAAAGAAATGCTGAATAAGGTAAGAGCTAAATACTACGAAATTATTAAAAAAAGACTATTTGAACCAAAATATGGTTATATCAAAATAAATACCACTGGAAAATCTATTGAAGAGGTGCATGACAATATATTGACTGAGCTCAGGGAAAAAAATATATTTTAA